One Vicia villosa cultivar HV-30 ecotype Madison, WI linkage group LG5, Vvil1.0, whole genome shotgun sequence genomic window, TCCTCCTCTTCGTCCTTCTCTTAAGAGCATGAATAGCCTCCTGGGCAATCATTGCATTATTTAAAATAGAGCGACCTTCCACAAAGGCCGATTGCTCCTCCGACACACATTTATCCAACAACGGTTTAAGCCGATTAGCTAACACCTTAGAAACCACTTTATAGACAACATTGCAAAGCGAAATAGGCCGATAATCCTTCATAGAATCCGATGTAGAACATTTAGGAATTAAGTAGATATTGGTTGCATTCAACGAATCTAGGAAGAAACCTCTGTCCAACCATGTCGTTGCTGCTGTAAAAATGTCATTACCACATAGCCCCCAGAATTCTTGAAAGAAAGCCGGGTTAAAACTGTCCGGGCCAGGAGATTTATTAGGATGCATTTCATCAAGGGCCAAGAAAAACTCTTCCTTCGAAAACGGGCGTAACAACCGTCGATTATCTTCCTCAGTAACCACATCTTGAATGTTTCTAATGACCGGCTCATACTCCCCTGTGTTAGCAGAGAAAAGCTCCTGGAAATAAGAAGTAGCTATCTCACAAAATTGTTCCTGACCGTGAGTCTCTCGACCACCTTCATCCCTTAACATCTCAATCTTCTTAAATTGTTTCCGGGCCGTCGCCGACCGATTAAAAAACGTTATATTACGATCACCGTCTTTCAACTAATGCATTTTCGCTCGCTGCCGCCAGTACGTATCCTCTTTCATTAAGGCATTATTATACTCCCTTTGGGCTATCAGGAAAAGACCCGCATCATTCATGTCCCGACTCCCTCTCAATCTCTCCATAATCTCTTTATTCTTAATCAATGCTTCTTTATGTTGTCTTCTTCTAGTAATCTGCCATCTATTTAAGTGATCCGCACAAGCTGCAATTCAGTTCTCCAAGGCAGAATCATCACCACCCCTCCAGCCCGTATGGACAACTTCTTTAATATCATCTTCCAACAGCCACTTATTCTCGAACCGAAACTGAAAATTCTTGCGACTCCGTTGTTGAGGTTCACTATCCAATAAAATCGGACTATGATCGGAGTGAGAAGCCAGGAGGTTAGTTAAGGTAGCTTGCGGATGAAGGAGCAACCACTCTTGCGAAGCTAAAGCTCTATCAAGCCTTTCTTCGATAACATGATTGGTACCTCGACTTTTTATCCACGTAAACTGATGGCCAATAAGGGGCATGTCCACAAGGTTACAATCAGTAACAGCCTGGCGAAATCCATCACACAGCGAGTTTGGATGCGGGTGCAAGCCATATTTATCCTCTTGCGACAATAGATCATTAAAGTCTCCGATAATACACCACGGGATAGCAGACATTCCATGGAGATTACGGAGTAAATCCCACGCAAGTTGTCTACGGCTTCTTTCCGGGTATCCATAATAAGAAGTAATTCTCCAATCCTCTTTGCCATCCTCTTGCACCAAAACATTGATAAAGTTCCGAGAGAAATTTAAAATACTACATATAGCAGCATGTTTCCACAAAACAGCCAGTCCACCACTCCGCCCTTCGACGTCAACCGTAAAACAAGCTTCAAACTTCAAGGCAATACGAAGTGACTCTAGTTTATCAACACGAGCTAACGTTTCCGATAGGAAGATGATATCAGGCTCCTGTTGCTGAGCAATCTTTCGCAAGTTCGGAATTGCGCGCGGGCTGCTCAAACCCCGACAATTCCAATTGAGGATCTTCATAAGTCCCGGCAGTTCTGGCTGCCAGGACCTGCCGATAAAAAATGTTGTTCTGAACTTGATTGATCTTCTTTTCTCCCAATATCATCTGCCCTCCTTCTTTTCTTATCGCTTAGCTCCTCCTTATTTTCATGCGAATCAGTTATGACATTCATAGGCCTAAGGTGCATTTGTGTAGGAACAGTCTGAATGGAAAGGTTTTTGGTAATCAATTTTtggttgtgaatgttgtgttgaGATTTTTGTTGTATAGGCTTTGGTCTATGTTTTGTTATTTTTGGCTTAGGTGCAATAGAGCTGGTACTAGAGAATAATGCAGGAATGTGTTGGGGTTGGGACGTGGAAGAAATTTTGGTTGTTTGACTATGAAGGTGTAATTTTGTAGGTAAATCAAGGTTCAGATCATTATGTGGTGAGGTAGTATGTGGGGCGGCCAGGATCTGTTCAGGTTTTGTGGTTGGTGTAAAAACGTGACCCAATAAAGGGTTAGACGAAAGAATAGATGCAGCATTTATGGTGAAGGTGGGGTCAGATTGTTTAGTATTAGGAAAGGTATGGAATGATTGGGTCATGATAGCAGGCTTGGTGTGTTGAAGGAAATTTTTACTGTTGTGTATTTGTCCACTATTATTTGGGATATTAATAGTAGCAATACTACTATTAAGCGTATCAGTCTCCTGCATTATGGCTGAGTCAACACCGCTATTATTAAgggaattattaataataatagcaCCCTGGTAATTATGAGCATTAACTGTAGCATGCAATTTTCCTTTTTGGGCAGATTCACTTGTAACCGAAACCTCCTCTACCTCCGATTCAACAGCGCCACCGTTATGGTTCGCCTGAGAACCGTGTTCTTCATTAAGCCAGCGTGACGAAGGACTACCCCCGTATCTTCGATTCTCAACTTTGATATCATTGGACCATCCCCTAATGCCATCATCACTCTCCACAGCAAAGCGATCTTCGCACTGATATTCTGTGTGCCCTAGCTTGCCACAGTAAAAACAAAACACACTTAAGCGTTCATATTTGAAATTAACAATACACCAGTCACCTCCCTTGTTTTTAACTCTTGTATTCTTCCTCAAAGGTTGTCTCACATCAACTTTGACACGCACCCTCATGAACTCCCTCCAAAAACTACTATTATTGTTCTTATCGTAATCCACATACTCGCCTATGAAATTTGCAATCGTTTTTCCCACTTTCTCCGTCATCAAGCCAGTGGGGAGATTGTGAATTTGGACCCAAAACTCCACATGAAATAAAGGTATAGTTTCCAGTTGAATACCAATCTTAACCTGCTCCAAAATCATCAGATTGGAATCGTACGTCCATGGCCCCCCTTGATCACAGCTTCCATATCCAGTTTATGCGCAAATTTGAACAAGTATTTACCATCCTTGGCCTCTTTGATAGT contains:
- the LOC131604698 gene encoding uncharacterized protein LOC131604698, with protein sequence MKILNWNCRGLSSPRAIPNLRKIAQQQEPDIIFLSETLARVDKLESLRIALKFEACFTVDVEGRSGGLAVLWKHAAICSILNFSRNFINVLVQEDGKEDWRITSYYGYPERSRRQLAWDLLRNLHGMSAIPWCIIGDFNDLLSQEDKYGLHPHPNSLCDGFRQAVTDCNLVDMPLIGHQFTWIKSRGTNHVIEERLDRALASQEWLLLHPQATLTNLLASHSDHSPILLDSEPQQRSRKNFQFRFENKWLLEDDIKEVVHTGWRGGDDSALEN